Genomic DNA from Lactuca sativa cultivar Salinas chromosome 8, Lsat_Salinas_v11, whole genome shotgun sequence:
TCTGTTTAAATTTTATGAACTATTAATAtgttaagggggtgtttgggatcacttatctaaaatagcTTATGTTTTTTTTAGTTTATCGAAGATATTGAAATGTTTTATGATGTGTTTGGATTAGTCATTCATCTCTAATAAATAACGGTTTTGTTTGACACTTGTTATagtctcattcaatttgccaaatgatattttatggttattttgaattaatttttttctacatatcattttataagtttttctattttattaaattccacataatagtTTAATGTAAcaattgcaataaatgtagtaataaattgatatcaattttattaataaacttatcttttaattttaaaattcataaaattaaagctcattagttttttttttatttaaaatatttgtttaaatttagaagataaaaaacattttcattataataattcagtatgttttttattttcttaaaaattcgtagTTCTAAAATATTTTGACCTTTATggctttatatttaatttttttaaaattaactcatgtattacatgagtctAACAatcaatttatatttatattgataTAAAAAACCATAAATTAATAAACTGTTTTCCTGTAGTTTAACAATAAAAAAACTTATAGCCCAACTCTACCTAAATGGTTGAGAGTTAAGTTCCGTATGGTGCAGTAATTTATGTAATTTAGAAGTTAGAGAATATGTCTTTAAAACGTTTAACAAAATTTTTTTAGTGATGTCAAATGAATAAACAAGCATCATTATATGCATATATATTGTTGacaattttttcttttttacaaATTTACAAATAATAGCTTTTTTAATTCAGAAAAAACTTCGTAAAGAGTCCCTGTACTGTAGTTTCACAAAATCTGAAGTTTCGTCCATAACTTTAAAAAACCTGACGAATGATCCATgcggtttcaaaacttttaatatttAGCCCTTATAGATCACTCCGTAGTATTTGTCCGTTAAGTCAATAGCATTTCATATTACCCAGGGACCATaaaccatttatgaggttttctcttaatttctttttttaaaaaattaaaaaataaaaaacattttttacaTAGAAGTTcgaaaactattatttaaaaatcagcataCTCATCTTATTCACAAAAATTTGCAATTTAAATTATATACACAAAAAATTATACTCCACCCTAAATTCTTTTTTACCCATTTTACTTAttagagataaaaaaaaaaacaaaaaacaaaacccATATATAGAGATCTATTCGATTAAACTATAAATGAATTACAATTCATTTGTTACAAACAAATTTCTAATTTGAATCAAGATTCTTGTATctcatataaaaaaaaaaaaaatacaaatcttgACAATTTAGTCTAGCGCTGATAAACATACCTATTAGGTGAATTATAATTGTATTGTTGTTGATAGCCTTTGTATCCATATCCCCCcgatgaattattattattattattattgttataataCTGTTGTTGATCATCAGATTCATTAGGGACAAATCCATGAGATAGTAAAGAATCTTGCAAACGCCATCCTTCTGGTTCCTTTAAGAACTCGTTTGATTGGATGTAATTTTCTAAACTTATCACAACTTTTGTCACTTTTGGATCTTCCCTTTCCTTTAACGCTTTTAGAAAGTCTTGGGATATTATGTTTAATAGCTTCTTGAACTGGTTTTTATACCTTTTGTACATACCAAACCCCGCCAACTGAAAAAGTAAACAATTAGATAATCAGTTTGGTTAAAATGGAATGGAATCGTAGAGGAAGGAATGGAATAGATTATTCCATTCCATGAAACTAACTAACCTCAATGAATGCTTGAAGAGCAACTCCAGTGTATATATTTGCAGGGAGAGCATTTAAAAATCTAGCAAGCCATTTCCAGCCCTCTTCAATTCCATGCAGATTTCGGAAACCATCAACTTCAGTCTGAAATTTTTTAGAAAGAAAAggtttgtttttttatattttatgtttttagcaataaataaaataaaagaaagttTATATTGATTGTTGGAAACCTGAATTAGAGCTGCGTATAGTTTCATATGTTGGGTTAACCTTCCTACATAAGTATCTGTGCTTTCAAGTTTTCCATCTTCTTCTTCGTATCCAATGGCTTTGTAGTATGCTTCTCTAGATTCGAAAGCtccctgaaaaaaaaaataataataatttaaatggCAATCTTGTAATAAGAGTTTAACAAAAAGGATAAAGATGGAAACTGACCTCTGAATAACTCAAATACTTTGGAACTGTGAAGATGCAAACTTTGTTTAATTTCGCAAGTAGTATTTCCATGGCATGTGGAATCTAGATTCATTAAAACCCAAAtacatttaatattttattatttttaatcaactataagagaaaaaaaaatattttacctTTGAAGTAACCATAACAATGACATGTCCATAACCATATAGGACACTGTTGCTGCTTGCGTTTGTGCTTTGGGAGACAATCTGTCATTTTCTCAAATagtttgaaattttatttatcCATAATACAATATTTTATTCATATACAAGTTAattggaaaaagaaaagaaaaaattaaCTTACTTTATCTGCAAAGATCCCAATATTAACGGATTGAGGAAAGGTTGAATTCATGAGTTTCACCAATTCATCTGCTTTTGTTCTATCCCAAcagaattaaaagttttaaaaaaacaaaaaaaaaaaaaaaaaaaaacaattatcatTCATAGAAAAATAAATCCACACCTCACATTCTCTTTTGTTCCAGTTATTGTCTTGATGCGTCTAGCCATTTGCATACCATGACTTCGGTATTCCttcatataattaaaaaaattgttaatgtacaaaagtaaataaaaatacccaaaaggaaaaaaaatatatatatacataaaagaAACCTTATTAGAATCCATTTCTGATACCACATCTTTTCCAATTACTTGTTTGTACATTTGTACCCTTTTTTCCTCCATTTTTAAACCACTCTCAGCACCCTTGACTACATTTCCTGCAATAAACTCAATAAAGTAAACAAGATTCTTTAacataattaaaataatcaacctaaaagaaatatatttatatttatttaccaGAAGATGGTTTATTTGGTTCATTGGAAGCAGTCAAAGCCTCAGCAGCCTTTCTTTGACTTTCTGCCATTGACAACATAGCTGCTTCTTTTGCAGCTCTTTTTTCATCTTCCAATGCTTTGGCTTTGGctttcatttcttcttctctcttCTTTTCAGCTTGTCTTTTGGCCTTCACACACAACACAAAAGaaattagaaaaaataaaaatcaacatTTATTCAGATggatattttttttacaaaacctcttctGATTTCATTTTTTCTTGTCGAACTTTTTCTTCTTGAAGAGCTTTCTGCTTTCTTTTTGACTCTTCAATTGCAGCATCATCGCGTATCTTTTTCTCTTCTATTTGAGATTTGTATTCATGGTGTCTTTGAACATCAGTCAGATGATTATCAAGTGCTTCTgctctaaaaaaattaaaatatacatatcaatacattaaaaaaaaatcaaaattttaaatttttaaaaggtATTTAAGATCTTACATTATGCGTTGATATTGCAAATCACGTTTTCTATCCAATTCCCTTCGTGCTTCTTTGCTCTTTTCAGCTCGAGAAATTGCATTGGTgagtttttctttttcatttgtaAAATCACTTCCAAATGCAGATATTCGGCTTCTTATTTCTTCCTGATTATTGAAGATTATAAAAGAAGAAATTTGTTATTGAATGTATGTAGCAACATTGTGAAAAACAAAAGAGAAAGATTGTGTAATGTGTTTGGTTGGATGGAAATATGGAATGGAATAGGAAActttcattccattccattccgtAAAACAAAAAACGGAATGGAATATTCCATTCCGTTCATGATTCCATCATTATACTAAACACTGCATAAAGAATTAAAAGGATAAGGAGTAATAAAAACATACAGCAACACTAAGCTGGTGTTCATGGCTTAGCTCAATCAATGCACCTTCAATAACTCCTCCTTTGTCCATTAAAGAACATTGGGCTTCAGCTGATGAATCACTATCTGAATCCACATCATCACTAAACAAACATTGCCACATATGCTAGTAAATACAAATATTTATAAGTACAATACTGTAGTAgtaagaggttttgtaaaaaaaaaaataccttaAATAAATTTCATCACAAGCAAAATGACCACTATTAaccacatcatcatcatcatcatcatcatctgataCATGCATCACAAAGGGCTTTCTGTTTTTTTCAGCATGGACTACAACTGAAAGATCACTGCAAGAAGAAACTCGTTAGTTTGACAATAATAAAAGAAAACCATTTATAAGAAGTTATAAATGACTTCATAAGATGATATAACAAAGTACCTTGAATGTGTTTTGGAGAAAGGTAAAGGG
This window encodes:
- the LOC111916967 gene encoding mRNA export factor GLE1 isoform X2; amino-acid sequence: MRGVKLELRCPQRVHGIIADPQVDWSFDELLSELNAVDHKLQASSLVPLPFSKTHSSDLSVVVHAEKNRKPFVMHVSDDDDDDDDVVNSGHFACDEIYLSDDVDSDSDSSAEAQCSLMDKGGVIEGALIELSHEHQLSVAEEIRSRISAFGSDFTNEKEKLTNAISRAEKSKEARRELDRKRDLQYQRIIAEALDNHLTDVQRHHEYKSQIEEKKIRDDAAIEESKRKQKALQEEKVRQEKMKSEEAKRQAEKKREEEMKAKAKALEDEKRAAKEAAMLSMAESQRKAAEALTASNEPNKPSSVKGAESGLKMEEKRVQMYKQVIGKDVVSEMDSNKEYRSHGMQMARRIKTITGTKENVRTKADELVKLMNSTFPQSVNIGIFADKIVSQSTNASSNSVLYGYGHVIVMVTSKIPHAMEILLAKLNKVCIFTVPKYLSYSEGAFESREAYYKAIGYEEEDGKLESTDTYVGRLTQHMKLYAALIQTEVDGFRNLHGIEEGWKWLARFLNALPANIYTGVALQAFIELAGFGMYKRYKNQFKKLLNIISQDFLKALKEREDPKVTKVVISLENYIQSNEFLKEPEGWRLQDSLLSHGFVPNESDDQQQYYNNNNNNNNSSGGYGYKGYQQQYNYNSPNRYVYQR
- the LOC111916967 gene encoding mRNA export factor GLE1 isoform X1: MRGVKLELRCPQRVHGIIADPQVDWSFDELLSELNAVDHKLQASSLVPLPFSKTHSSDLSVVVHAEKNRKPFVMHVSDDDDDDDDVVNSGHFACDEIYLSDDVDSDSDSSAEAQCSLMDKGGVIEGALIELSHEHQLSVAEEIRSRISAFGSDFTNEKEKLTNAISRAEKSKEARRELDRKRDLQYQRIIAEALDNHLTDVQRHHEYKSQIEEKKIRDDAAIEESKRKQKALQEEKVRQEKMKSEEAKRQAEKKREEEMKAKAKALEDEKRAAKEAAMLSMAESQRKAAEALTASNEPNKPSSGNVVKGAESGLKMEEKRVQMYKQVIGKDVVSEMDSNKEYRSHGMQMARRIKTITGTKENVRTKADELVKLMNSTFPQSVNIGIFADKIVSQSTNASSNSVLYGYGHVIVMVTSKIPHAMEILLAKLNKVCIFTVPKYLSYSEGAFESREAYYKAIGYEEEDGKLESTDTYVGRLTQHMKLYAALIQTEVDGFRNLHGIEEGWKWLARFLNALPANIYTGVALQAFIELAGFGMYKRYKNQFKKLLNIISQDFLKALKEREDPKVTKVVISLENYIQSNEFLKEPEGWRLQDSLLSHGFVPNESDDQQQYYNNNNNNNNSSGGYGYKGYQQQYNYNSPNRYVYQR